The Cyclopterus lumpus isolate fCycLum1 chromosome 18, fCycLum1.pri, whole genome shotgun sequence nucleotide sequence GCTGAATAACACGGGTAATTATCAGCGTACAGAACATTTGAGGGAAATAAAAGATCATTTTCTACCTTGTCTGTGGGCTCTATGTCAATCTCAATCTCCTTGCCTGTGAGTGTctgatatatataaaaagagaaataaacaatTTCAGGTTATTGTTGATCAAATTAACAACTATTAAATGTTTAGCTCGCGTTGAGTGTTAAACATAAATCGTTAAACGTTTCCTCACCTTCACTTTAATCAGCATCTTTGTTGCCTGGTCTTTATCAAAAGAAGTGAGGCGGGATCAgcagtattattatatattcactttattgtacgataatcataataatacgAGATTTCTGTGAGGAAACTTGATATTCATTCCCTCCCCAAACGCAACGTCTGTTTCCTGTGTTTCCCGTTAATCCCTCCGCATCCTTCTGTGCGCGTCAACGGTTCCGCCTCAACTTTGATGTCGGACCGTTTCAGACGTCGCATTTGCTTAATTTACCGAATTTGGCTGAAAGTATATTAAGACACGCGCAACCGACACGTATTTCCTGAATAACAATTGTAAACAACCTTTGCGACGTCAGTGCGACGTGTCGTAAAGCAAGCCTCGCATTTGTAGTTTCTTCCTGCGCACCACCGACTCGTAAAGCCCCTCAAAGAACTACAAGGTGGCTGTCAGTTGGTGTCCGCCCCCATAAGGCTTCCCGCACACATTGTGGATAAGAAAACTAGCTGCACAGGCACAACATCAACCAGGCTTTCCGTAAGGTAAATAGTATTTACTAAAATACTTTACTTTGTAAATGTAACTGACAACTCCTTCGTCGAGTAATACACGAGTTGTGTTCAGGTAACAGTTTGTAATGCTCACGTTCACCGAGTGGATACACGTTTGACACTTTCAGCGTCGCTAACCTTGAATTTTAACATCGGGGCTGTCGTGTTAGTTTAGTGCGAACTGTCAGTAGCGTTTACGGTCACTAACCAGCTGgcataataataaatagctTTATTACATCTCCACCTAAGTAGCAATTACAGTTTGGGATAATTTCCCCATATCTTTCTGAATGCGTACAGGATATTATCTTTAATGGGTTAATTTCAGAGTTAATGGCATTTGATGTCCATATGTTATACTAAACTCTGATCTCACTCTCTTTCACAGAAGTGCTTTTTAGTGTTCCCCTTCCTGTACaccctgttttttaaaaaatgcctCGCATTGAGAATGACATCAAGCTGGACTTCAAGGATGTGCTCCTCCGGCCAAAGCGAAGCACACTCAAGTCAAGGAGTGAGGTAGGTGAAACAGCTGAGGATCATGTCCACGCGAGGTTTTCCATTAACTGAACCTTTTTATTCATCCGGGGGGGGGGACGTCAATCGAGTGAGCACGCTTCCATTTGGTATTTCTAAAAGGAGGGAAGTTCAGCTTCTCCCCTCTCTTGCCATCTCTCACTCACCTAATCAGCTCATTCAGTCACATTGTCCTCGCCTTTCCCAGGTAGACCTCATGAGGAGCTACACCTTCAGGAACTCCAAGGGCAGCTACAGAGGGATCCCCATCATCGCTGCAAACATGGACACCGTGGGGACCTTTGAGATGGCCCTGGTTTTGCACCAGGTAAACTTTGAATTACATAGGATGTGTGTACTCATTGAGCACATCGGGTTAGCATTTATTTGAACGTTACTTATAATTTTCTCTTGTACAAACGTTGTGTtaactttccttttctttcttgcacTAGTTCACTCTCTTCACCACAGTTCACAAACATTACTCTGTGGATGACTGGGTGGAGTTTGCGAAAAAGAATCCCGAGTGCCTGAAGGTACTAAAAGTGTTGAATATTACGCTACCTCTATTTCTGGAACTTTTATCAATGCTGGTATTTATTGTAACGCCGGTCTTTCTCGTCTCCGTTTACCCCTCAGAATGTAGCAGTCAGCACGGGGACCGGGGAAGGGGACTTTGACAGGGTTTCAACCATCTTGGCGGCCGTGCCACAGCTGCAGTATATCTGTGTCGACGTGGCTAACGGCTACTCCGAACACTTTGTTCACTTTGTCAAAGACGTCAGGGAGAAGTTCCGCTCTCACACTATAATGGTCAGTGATTGGCTGTCTTTAaactgctgtgtgtgcgtgggggggcTGAAAAGGGAATGTATGTTCatattttaacatttctttGGCATcgattaaaacatttatttattatttggctCAGGCAGGAAATGTGGTGACAGGAGAGATGGTAGAGGAGCTGATCCTGGCTGGCGCTGACATCATCAAAGTGGGCATCGGACCAGGTGAAACTTATTTATATTAAAGTTACTATAACAACCTTTTACTGGTTAAGAAACGTTGTGCATTTCATACTGATGCCTCTGTATGACTGACATAAGTAGACGAGACAATCGGCGAGAAGATTGTTCATTTCTAAATGGTTATTGTTCATGCTTGCCACCGACAAAGGCAGACGAAATCATGCATGTTCACCAGAACCAGAATCAAGCAGATGTCAGACCTCTGATCCAGTAAAATGAGAGGATTCTAAAGGGGCTCTGGTGCTCAGAAACGGTGATGCTTTTGtccacaaaatgaaagtttctTGAAGTAACTGGCTATTTTCTCTTTAGTAACCCCTATTCATTTGGCAAATACAgttcaaaaagacaaaaaaaaatgcttgcAGGTTCTATTTCTTTAAATCATGATTGAGTCTAGAAAGCTAGTAGCATCATCTTGTGCCCCTGTGTCTTCCTCTACAGG carries:
- the gmpr2 gene encoding GMP reductase 2 gives rise to the protein MPRIENDIKLDFKDVLLRPKRSTLKSRSEVDLMRSYTFRNSKGSYRGIPIIAANMDTVGTFEMALVLHQFTLFTTVHKHYSVDDWVEFAKKNPECLKNVAVSTGTGEGDFDRVSTILAAVPQLQYICVDVANGYSEHFVHFVKDVREKFRSHTIMAGNVVTGEMVEELILAGADIIKVGIGPGSVCTTRKKTGVGYPQLSAVIECADAAHGLGGHIISDGGCTCPGDVSKAFGAGADFVMLGGMLAGHSESGGEVIEKNGKKYKLFYGMSSDTAMQKHAGGVADYRASEGKTVEVPYKGPVEVTIRDVLGGVRSTCTYVGASKLKELSRRTTFIRVNQQLNTVFGS